In the genome of Candidatus Microbacterium phytovorans, one region contains:
- the rpsS gene encoding 30S ribosomal protein S19: MPRSLKKGPFVDEHLLRKVVSQNEAGTKNVIKTWSRRSMIIPAMLGHTIAVHDGRKHIPVFVSETMVGHKLGEFAPTRTFRGHVKDDKKGRRR; this comes from the coding sequence ATGCCTCGCAGCCTTAAGAAGGGCCCCTTCGTCGACGAGCACCTGCTTCGCAAGGTCGTCTCGCAGAACGAAGCCGGTACCAAGAACGTCATCAAGACCTGGTCGCGCCGTTCGATGATCATCCCCGCCATGCTGGGACACACCATCGCCGTGCACGACGGACGCAAGCACATCCCCGTGTTCGTGTCCGAGACCATGGTCGGCCACAAGCTGGGCGAGTTCGCGCCCACCCGCACCTTCCGCGGCCACGTGAAGGACGACAAGAAGGGCCGCCGCCGCTGA
- the rplV gene encoding 50S ribosomal protein L22 — protein MVESIARVKHIRVTPQKARRVVALIKGKQAQEALAILKFAPQSASEPIYKLVAAAVANARVKADKDGEFLDEQDLYVKNAYVDEGTTLKRFQPRAQGRAFQIKKRTSHITVELATPEVAEVATTTKKASK, from the coding sequence ATGGTGGAATCCATCGCACGCGTGAAGCACATCCGCGTGACCCCTCAGAAGGCTCGTCGTGTCGTCGCGCTCATCAAGGGCAAGCAGGCTCAGGAGGCACTCGCCATCCTGAAGTTCGCCCCGCAGAGCGCCAGCGAGCCGATCTACAAGCTCGTTGCGGCAGCAGTCGCCAACGCCCGCGTGAAGGCGGACAAGGACGGCGAGTTCCTGGACGAGCAGGACCTGTACGTGAAGAACGCGTACGTGGACGAGGGCACGACGCTGAAGCGTTTCCAGCCCCGCGCCCAGGGTCGCGCCTTCCAGATCAAGAAGCGCACGAGCCACATCACCGTCGAGCTCGCGACCCCCGAGGTCGCTGAGGTCGCGACCACGACCAAGAAGGCGAGCAAGTAA
- the rpsC gene encoding 30S ribosomal protein S3, with amino-acid sequence MGQKVNPYGFRLGITTDHVSRWFSDSTKPGQRYADYVAEDIKIRRLLQTQLDRAGVSGIEIERTRDRVRVDIHTARPGIVIGRRGAEAERIRADLEKLTGKQIQLNILEVKNPEADAQLVAQGIAEQLSARVAFRRAMRKGLQGAQRAGAKGIRIQVSGRLGGAEMSRSEFYREGRVPLHTLRANIDYGFYEAKTTFGRIGVKVWIYKGDLTNKELAREQANAPKSRGRDDRGDRRRGPRNEAPVAEGASA; translated from the coding sequence ATGGGACAGAAGGTCAACCCGTACGGCTTCCGCCTCGGCATCACCACGGACCACGTGTCGCGTTGGTTCTCCGACTCGACGAAGCCGGGACAGCGTTACGCCGACTACGTGGCCGAGGACATCAAGATCCGCCGGCTTCTGCAGACGCAGCTCGACCGCGCAGGCGTCAGCGGTATCGAGATCGAGCGCACGCGTGACCGCGTCCGCGTCGACATCCACACCGCCCGCCCGGGCATCGTGATCGGTCGCCGCGGCGCCGAGGCCGAGCGCATCCGCGCCGACCTCGAGAAGCTCACCGGCAAGCAGATCCAGCTGAACATCCTCGAGGTCAAGAACCCCGAGGCCGACGCTCAGCTCGTCGCGCAGGGCATCGCCGAGCAGCTCTCTGCTCGTGTCGCCTTCCGTCGCGCGATGCGTAAGGGTCTCCAGGGCGCTCAGCGCGCCGGCGCCAAGGGCATCCGCATCCAGGTCTCCGGCCGTCTCGGCGGCGCGGAGATGAGCCGTTCGGAGTTCTACCGTGAGGGTCGTGTGCCGCTGCACACGCTCCGCGCGAACATCGACTACGGCTTCTACGAGGCCAAGACCACCTTCGGCCGCATCGGCGTGAAGGTCTGGATCTACAAAGGCGATCTCACCAACAAGGAGCTCGCGCGCGAGCAGGCCAACGCGCCGAAGTCCCGCGGTCGTGACGACCGTGGCGACCGTCGCCGTGGCCCGCGCAACGAGGCCCCCGTCGCAGAAGGAGCGTCTGCCTGA
- the rplP gene encoding 50S ribosomal protein L16 has product MLIPRKVKYRKQHHPGRSGQATGGTKVSFGEFGIQALTPAYVTNRQIESARIAMTRHIKRGGKVWINIYPDRPLTKKPAETRMGSGKGSPEWWVANVKPGRVLFEVAGVNEELAREALTRAIHKLPLKARIIKREEGDA; this is encoded by the coding sequence ATGCTTATTCCCCGCAAGGTCAAGTACCGCAAGCAGCACCACCCGGGCCGCTCGGGCCAGGCCACCGGTGGCACCAAGGTGTCGTTCGGTGAGTTCGGCATCCAGGCGCTCACGCCCGCTTACGTGACCAACCGTCAGATCGAGTCCGCTCGTATCGCCATGACGCGTCACATCAAGCGTGGTGGAAAGGTGTGGATCAACATCTACCCCGACCGTCCGCTCACCAAGAAGCCGGCTGAAACCCGCATGGGTTCCGGTAAGGGCTCGCCCGAGTGGTGGGTCGCGAACGTCAAGCCGGGTCGCGTCCTCTTCGAGGTCGCCGGCGTCAACGAGGAACTCGCTCGCGAGGCCCTGACCCGTGCAATTCACAAGCTGCCTCTCAAGGCACGCATCATCAAGCGCGAGGAGGGCGACGCGTAA
- the rpmC gene encoding 50S ribosomal protein L29, protein MAVGTKTLAPSELDTFEDQRLVEELRKAKEELFNLRFQSATGQLESHGRIRAVKRDIARLYTVIRERELGIRATPAPVEVATKAKKTKAKKADAADEAAKEEAE, encoded by the coding sequence ATGGCCGTCGGCACCAAGACGCTCGCTCCGAGCGAGCTCGATACGTTCGAAGACCAGCGCCTCGTCGAGGAGCTGCGCAAGGCCAAGGAAGAGCTGTTCAACCTGCGCTTCCAGTCGGCCACCGGCCAGCTCGAGAGCCACGGCCGCATCCGTGCGGTCAAGCGCGACATCGCGCGGCTCTACACCGTGATCCGTGAGCGCGAGCTCGGCATCCGTGCCACGCCCGCGCCCGTCGAGGTCGCGACGAAGGCGAAGAAGACGAAGGCCAAGAAGGCGGATGCCGCTGACGAGGCCGCGAAGGAAGAGGCCGAGTGA
- the rpsQ gene encoding 30S ribosomal protein S17, with product MRDADARGYRKARRGYVVSDKMDKTIVVEVEDRVKHPLYGKVIRRTSKVKAHDEANTAGIGDLVLINETRPLSATKRWRLVEILEKAK from the coding sequence GTGCGCGACGCCGACGCCCGTGGATACCGCAAGGCCCGCCGTGGCTACGTCGTCAGCGACAAGATGGACAAGACCATCGTCGTCGAGGTCGAGGACCGCGTGAAGCACCCGCTCTACGGCAAGGTCATCCGTCGTACCTCGAAGGTCAAGGCGCACGACGAGGCGAACACCGCCGGCATCGGCGACCTGGTCCTCATCAACGAGACCCGTCCGCTCAGCGCCACCAAGCGCTGGCGCCTGGTCGAGATCCTCGAGAAGGCCAAGTAA
- the rplN gene encoding 50S ribosomal protein L14 produces MIQTESRLKVADNTGAKELLTIRVLGGSSRRYAGLGDIIVATVKDAIPGGNVKKGDVVKAVVVRTKKQTRRADGSYIKFDENAAVILKNDGEPRGTRIFGPVGRELRDKKFMKIVSLAPEVI; encoded by the coding sequence GTGATTCAGACTGAATCCCGCCTCAAGGTCGCCGACAACACCGGCGCCAAGGAGCTGCTGACCATCCGCGTGCTCGGTGGCTCCAGCCGTCGTTACGCCGGTCTGGGCGACATCATCGTCGCGACCGTCAAGGACGCGATCCCGGGCGGCAACGTGAAGAAGGGTGACGTGGTCAAGGCCGTCGTCGTCCGCACCAAGAAGCAGACCCGTCGTGCCGATGGGTCGTACATCAAGTTCGACGAGAACGCCGCCGTCATCCTGAAGAACGACGGGGAGCCCCGCGGCACCCGCATCTTCGGACCGGTCGGTCGTGAGCTTCGTGACAAGAAGTTCATGAAGATCGTCTCGCTGGCCCCGGAGGTCATCTGA
- the rplX gene encoding 50S ribosomal protein L24, whose product MAKLKKGDLVQVIAGKKQDKGGDRGKQGKVLEILVEQNRVIVEGVNYVTKHNRVGQSQRGTKTGGIETMEAPIHISNVALVDPSTKKPTRVGHRVEEQTKDGVKRTVRVRYAKKSGKDL is encoded by the coding sequence ATGGCGAAGCTCAAGAAGGGTGACCTCGTTCAGGTCATCGCCGGCAAGAAGCAGGACAAGGGCGGCGACCGCGGTAAGCAGGGCAAGGTCCTCGAGATCCTCGTCGAGCAGAACCGTGTGATCGTCGAGGGCGTCAACTACGTCACCAAGCACAACCGTGTGGGCCAGTCCCAGCGCGGAACGAAGACGGGCGGCATCGAGACGATGGAAGCCCCGATCCACATCTCCAACGTCGCCCTCGTCGACCCCTCGACCAAGAAGCCGACCCGTGTCGGTCACCGTGTCGAGGAGCAGACGAAGGACGGCGTGAAGCGCACCGTCCGCGTGCGCTACGCGAAGAAGAGCGGCAAGGACCTCTGA
- the rplE gene encoding 50S ribosomal protein L5, which produces MSTTTAAAAGKIQPRLKQKYQGEIKKALQEEFGYSNVMQIPGIVKVVVNTGVGEAARDSKVIEGAIDDLVKITGQRPLVTKARKSIAQFKLREGQAIGAHVTLRGDRAWEFLDRLVNLALPRIRDFRGLSPKQFDGNGNYTFGLQEQSVFHEINQDKIDRVRGFDITIVTTAKTDDEGRSLLRQLGFPFKTDDAQ; this is translated from the coding sequence ATGAGCACCACCACTGCCGCGGCGGCTGGCAAGATCCAGCCCCGCCTGAAGCAGAAGTACCAGGGCGAGATCAAGAAGGCTCTGCAGGAGGAGTTCGGCTACTCGAACGTCATGCAGATCCCCGGGATCGTCAAGGTTGTCGTGAACACCGGTGTCGGCGAGGCAGCTCGCGACAGCAAGGTGATCGAGGGCGCCATCGACGACCTCGTCAAGATCACCGGACAGCGTCCGCTCGTCACCAAGGCCCGCAAGTCGATCGCGCAGTTCAAGCTGCGTGAGGGACAGGCCATCGGCGCGCACGTCACCCTCCGCGGCGACCGCGCGTGGGAGTTCCTGGACCGCCTCGTGAACCTCGCGCTGCCCCGCATCCGCGACTTCCGCGGTCTGTCGCCCAAGCAGTTCGACGGCAACGGCAACTACACGTTCGGTCTCCAGGAGCAGTCCGTGTTCCACGAGATCAACCAGGACAAGATCGACCGCGTACGCGGCTTCGACATCACGATCGTCACGACGGCGAAGACGGATGACGAGGGTCGCTCGCTGCTGCGCCAGCTCGGGTTCCCGTTCAAGACGGACGACGCCCAGTAA
- the rpsH gene encoding 30S ribosomal protein S8, translating to MTMTDPVADMLTRLRNANSAHHDTVALPSSKLKTHIAEILQQEGYIAGWEVSDARVGQTLTMTLKYGPNRERSIAGIKRVSKPGLRVYAKSTELPKVLGGLGVAILSTSSGLLTDRQAEQKGVGGEVLAYVW from the coding sequence ATGACGATGACAGACCCGGTCGCAGACATGCTGACCCGTCTGCGCAACGCGAACTCCGCTCACCACGACACCGTGGCGCTGCCGAGCTCCAAGCTCAAGACGCACATCGCCGAGATCCTCCAGCAGGAGGGCTACATCGCCGGCTGGGAGGTCTCGGACGCCCGCGTCGGACAGACCCTCACCATGACGCTGAAGTACGGCCCGAACCGCGAGCGGTCGATCGCCGGCATCAAGCGCGTGTCGAAGCCCGGTCTCCGCGTCTACGCGAAGTCGACCGAGCTCCCCAAGGTCCTCGGTGGCCTGGGCGTCGCGATCCTGTCCACCTCCTCCGGTCTCCTCACGGACCGCCAGGCCGAGCAGAAGGGCGTGGGTGGGGAAGTCCTCGCCTACGTGTGGTGA
- the rplF gene encoding 50S ribosomal protein L6, with product MSRIGRLPIDIPAGVTVEVAGQDVAVKGPKGELKLTVARPIEVAVEENQVLVSRPDDERASRSLHGLTRTLINNNIIGVTQGYTKGLEVVGTGYRVAQKGTAVEFALGFSHPVLVEAPAGITLTVEGNNKLTVSGIDKQAVGEAAANIRKIRKPEPYKGKGVRYAGENVRRKAGKSGK from the coding sequence ATGTCGCGTATTGGACGTCTTCCCATCGACATCCCCGCAGGCGTGACCGTCGAGGTCGCCGGCCAGGATGTCGCCGTCAAGGGCCCGAAGGGCGAGCTGAAGCTCACCGTCGCGCGTCCGATCGAGGTTGCGGTCGAAGAGAACCAGGTTCTGGTCTCGCGTCCCGACGACGAGCGCGCATCGCGTTCGCTCCACGGTCTCACCCGCACCCTTATCAACAACAACATCATCGGCGTCACCCAGGGCTACACCAAGGGCCTCGAGGTCGTCGGCACCGGTTACCGCGTCGCGCAGAAGGGCACGGCGGTCGAGTTCGCACTCGGCTTCTCGCACCCTGTTCTCGTCGAGGCTCCGGCCGGCATCACGCTGACCGTCGAGGGCAACAACAAGCTCACCGTCAGCGGCATCGACAAGCAGGCGGTCGGTGAGGCCGCCGCGAACATCCGCAAGATCCGCAAGCCCGAGCCCTACAAGGGCAAGGGTGTGCGGTACGCCGGCGAGAACGTTCGCCGCAAGGCCGGAAAGAGTGGTAAGTAA
- the rplR gene encoding 50S ribosomal protein L18: protein MAITSKSDARARRHKRLRKKVVGTESRPRLVVTRSARHVFVQVVDDSKGHTVASASTLETDLRGFEGDKTAKARKVGELVAERAKAAGIEDVVFDRGGNRYAGRVAAIAEGAREGGLNL from the coding sequence ATGGCTATCACGTCCAAGTCCGACGCCCGCGCGCGTCGTCACAAGCGCCTTCGCAAGAAGGTCGTGGGCACCGAGTCGCGTCCGCGTCTCGTCGTCACCCGCTCTGCCCGCCACGTCTTCGTCCAGGTCGTGGACGACAGCAAGGGCCACACCGTGGCCTCGGCATCCACGCTCGAGACCGACCTGCGCGGCTTCGAGGGTGACAAGACCGCGAAGGCCCGCAAGGTCGGCGAACTCGTCGCCGAGCGTGCCAAGGCGGCCGGCATCGAGGATGTCGTGTTCGACCGTGGTGGCAACCGCTACGCGGGCCGTGTCGCGGCGATCGCCGAAGGCGCCCGCGAAGGGGGACTGAACCTGTGA
- the rpsE gene encoding 30S ribosomal protein S5 translates to MAATAEQTAPEGTTATEATTEREREPRRGGRERNPNRDRNSRDRNESQFLERVVTINRVSKVVKGGRRFSFTALVVVGDGNGLVGVGYGKAREVPLAISKGVEEAKRNFFRVPRVGSTLPHPVQGEAAAGVVLLRPAAAGTGVIAGGPVRAVLECAGIHDVLSKSLGSSNTINIVHATVAALKQLEEPRAVAARRGLDFDQVAPARLVRAEAEAAKAQKVGA, encoded by the coding sequence GTGGCAGCCACTGCCGAGCAGACCGCGCCCGAGGGCACGACTGCGACCGAGGCGACCACCGAGCGCGAGCGCGAGCCGCGCCGCGGTGGCCGCGAGCGCAACCCGAACCGCGACCGCAACTCGCGCGACCGCAACGAGAGCCAGTTCCTCGAGCGCGTCGTGACGATCAACCGCGTGTCCAAGGTCGTCAAGGGCGGTCGTCGCTTCAGCTTCACGGCGCTCGTCGTCGTGGGTGACGGCAATGGTCTCGTCGGCGTCGGCTACGGCAAGGCCCGCGAGGTGCCCCTGGCCATCTCCAAGGGTGTCGAAGAGGCCAAGCGCAACTTCTTCCGCGTGCCCCGTGTCGGCTCGACCCTCCCGCACCCCGTGCAGGGTGAGGCCGCTGCCGGTGTGGTGCTCCTGCGTCCGGCCGCCGCCGGTACCGGTGTTATCGCCGGTGGCCCGGTGCGCGCCGTGCTCGAGTGCGCCGGCATCCACGATGTGCTGTCGAAGTCGCTGGGTTCGTCGAACACGATCAACATCGTGCACGCGACCGTCGCGGCCCTGAAGCAGCTCGAAGAGCCCCGTGCGGTCGCCGCGCGCCGTGGTCTGGACTTCGACCAGGTCGCGCCCGCCCGCCTCGTCCGTGCCGAGGCTGAGGCCGCGAAGGCACAGAAGGTTGGTGCCTGA
- the rpmD gene encoding 50S ribosomal protein L30, with product MAARLKVTQVKSKVSEKQNQRDTLRSLGLKRIGDSVVRPDDSQTRGYVKTVAHLVKVEEID from the coding sequence ATGGCTGCCCGTCTGAAGGTGACCCAGGTCAAGTCCAAGGTGAGCGAGAAGCAGAACCAGCGCGACACGCTGCGTTCCCTCGGTCTCAAGCGGATCGGCGACTCCGTCGTCCGTCCCGACGACTCGCAGACGCGCGGGTACGTCAAGACCGTCGCCCACCTCGTGAAGGTTGAGGAGATCGACTGA
- the rplO gene encoding 50S ribosomal protein L15: protein MAEKAEKATEEVVEKKAPAKKAPAKKAPAAAAAKDEAAPKKAPAKKAAPKKDEKDAAAARPGVLKVHHLRPVPGSNTAKTRVGRGEGSKGKTAGRGTKGTKARYQVKVGFEGGQMPLHMRTPKLRGFKNPFRVEYQVVNLDKLAELYPSGGDVTVSDLVAKGAVRKNEKVKVLGTGDISVKLTVAVDKVSGSAEQKIVAAGGSVK, encoded by the coding sequence ATGGCCGAGAAGGCTGAGAAGGCGACCGAAGAGGTCGTCGAGAAGAAGGCACCCGCCAAGAAGGCGCCTGCCAAGAAGGCTCCGGCTGCGGCCGCCGCCAAGGACGAGGCCGCCCCCAAGAAGGCGCCCGCCAAGAAGGCTGCTCCCAAGAAGGACGAGAAGGATGCCGCTGCGGCGCGTCCGGGCGTCCTCAAGGTGCACCACCTCCGTCCCGTCCCGGGCTCCAACACCGCGAAGACCCGTGTGGGTCGCGGTGAGGGCTCGAAGGGTAAGACGGCCGGCCGTGGTACCAAGGGCACGAAAGCCCGTTACCAGGTCAAGGTCGGCTTCGAGGGTGGTCAGATGCCGCTCCACATGCGTACGCCGAAGCTGCGCGGGTTCAAGAACCCGTTCCGCGTCGAGTACCAGGTGGTCAACCTCGACAAGCTCGCCGAGCTGTACCCCAGCGGTGGTGACGTCACCGTGAGCGACCTGGTCGCCAAGGGTGCCGTGCGCAAGAACGAGAAGGTCAAGGTGCTCGGCACCGGCGACATCTCGGTCAAGCTCACCGTCGCCGTCGACAAGGTCTCGGGTTCTGCCGAGCAGAAGATCGTCGCCGCGGGCGGTTCGGTCAAGTAG
- the secY gene encoding preprotein translocase subunit SecY, which produces MFSAIARVFRTPDLRRKIAFTLAIIAIYRLGAHVPTPFVDYPNVTTCLDQTGSTDGLLSLVNLFSGGALLQLSIFALGVMPYITATIIVQLLRVVIPHFETLYKEGQAGQSRLTQYTRYLTIALALLQSTTLVTVARSGQLFPSGSGVPECEALLTEEAWWAQLLMIITMTAGTGLIMWFAELVTERGVGNGMSILIFTSIAATFPAALWAIQATNGFEVFLLVLAVGIAVVALVVFVEQSQRRIPVQYAKRMVGRRTLGGTNTYIPIKVNMAGVVPVIFASSLLYIPALIAQFNQTPDADGNVPGWVTWIQAYFTTGDSPIYMAVYFLLIIGFTYFYVAITFNPVEVADNMKKYGGFIPGIRAGRPTAEYLDYVLTRITLPGSIYLGLIALLPLIALATVGANQNFPFGGASILIIVGVGLETVKQIDAQLQQRHYEGLLR; this is translated from the coding sequence TTGTTCAGCGCCATTGCGCGGGTCTTCCGCACGCCGGATCTTCGGCGGAAGATCGCCTTCACCCTGGCGATCATCGCCATCTACCGCCTCGGCGCCCACGTGCCGACGCCGTTCGTCGACTACCCGAACGTGACGACCTGTCTGGACCAGACGGGATCGACCGACGGGCTCCTGTCGCTCGTGAACCTCTTCTCCGGCGGCGCACTGCTGCAGTTGTCGATCTTCGCGCTCGGCGTCATGCCGTACATCACGGCGACGATCATCGTGCAGCTGCTGCGTGTGGTCATCCCGCACTTCGAGACCCTCTACAAGGAGGGCCAGGCGGGCCAGAGCAGGCTGACGCAGTACACGCGCTATCTCACGATCGCGCTGGCGCTGCTGCAGTCCACGACGCTGGTGACGGTGGCTCGTTCGGGTCAGCTCTTCCCGAGCGGTTCGGGAGTGCCCGAGTGCGAGGCGCTCCTGACTGAGGAAGCCTGGTGGGCACAGCTCCTCATGATCATCACGATGACCGCCGGCACGGGCCTCATCATGTGGTTCGCCGAGCTCGTCACGGAGCGCGGCGTCGGCAACGGCATGTCGATCCTCATCTTCACGTCGATCGCTGCCACGTTCCCCGCTGCACTCTGGGCGATCCAGGCGACGAACGGCTTCGAGGTCTTCCTCCTCGTCCTCGCGGTGGGTATCGCGGTCGTGGCTCTCGTCGTCTTCGTCGAGCAGTCGCAGCGTCGCATCCCCGTGCAGTACGCCAAGCGCATGGTCGGACGCCGCACGCTCGGCGGCACGAACACGTACATCCCGATCAAGGTGAACATGGCCGGCGTGGTGCCCGTCATCTTCGCGTCGTCGCTGCTGTACATCCCGGCGCTGATCGCGCAGTTCAACCAGACCCCGGATGCCGACGGCAACGTCCCCGGTTGGGTGACCTGGATCCAGGCGTACTTCACGACCGGCGACTCGCCGATCTACATGGCCGTCTACTTCCTGCTGATCATCGGCTTCACGTACTTCTACGTCGCGATCACGTTCAACCCGGTCGAGGTCGCCGACAACATGAAGAAGTACGGCGGATTCATCCCCGGCATCCGTGCGGGACGTCCGACGGCCGAGTACCTCGACTACGTCCTCACGCGCATCACGCTGCCCGGCTCGATCTACCTGGGTCTCATCGCCCTGCTGCCGCTCATCGCCCTCGCGACCGTCGGCGCCAACCAGAACTTCCCGTTCGGCGGCGCCTCGATCCTCATCATCGTCGGTGTGGGTCTCGAGACGGTGAAGCAGATCGACGCGCAGCTGCAGCAGCGGCACTACGAGGGGCTCCTTCGATGA
- a CDS encoding adenylate kinase: MTVGQPQDGAAARLLIIGPQGSGKGTQGVRIAEALGVPAVSTGDVFRANVKDGTELGQQVKAIIDAGDLVPDELTTAIVRDRLSQQDAADGFLLDGYPRNLGQVGDLDAFLDGRGEPLTAVIELSVPREESVQRLSLRATEQGRADDNEESIAKRLSIYESETAPILEVYRGRGIVDEIDGVGSLDEITGRIMAALAARGITA, from the coding sequence ATGACCGTTGGTCAGCCTCAGGACGGCGCGGCGGCTCGACTCCTCATCATCGGTCCGCAGGGCTCCGGGAAGGGGACGCAGGGCGTCCGAATCGCGGAGGCTCTCGGCGTACCGGCAGTGTCAACCGGCGATGTGTTCCGTGCCAACGTCAAGGACGGGACCGAGCTCGGCCAGCAGGTGAAGGCGATCATCGACGCCGGCGACCTCGTGCCCGACGAGCTGACGACCGCGATCGTGCGCGATCGACTGTCTCAGCAAGACGCGGCGGATGGCTTCTTGCTCGACGGCTACCCGCGCAACCTCGGTCAGGTCGGCGACCTCGACGCCTTCCTCGACGGTCGCGGTGAGCCGCTCACGGCCGTCATCGAGTTGTCGGTCCCGCGTGAGGAGTCCGTCCAGCGACTGTCGCTGCGCGCCACCGAACAGGGACGCGCCGACGACAACGAAGAGTCGATCGCGAAGCGCCTGTCGATCTACGAGTCCGAGACCGCACCGATCCTCGAGGTCTACCGCGGCCGCGGCATCGTCGACGAGATCGACGGGGTCGGGTCGCTCGACGAGATCACCGGCCGCATCATGGCGGCCCTCGCGGCACGCGGCATCACTGCTTGA
- the map gene encoding type I methionyl aminopeptidase has translation MGLRRSLYKTPAQLRSMVEPGLITAAALDAVRAIVAPGVTTAELDAAADEVVRARGAESNFQLVRGYRHTTCVSVNEQVVHGIPGGRVLEPGDIVSIDAGAQYKGWNGDSAITIVVPDPSRPELVAARERLSQVTETSLWAGIAALASAARVGEVGDAVQTSIESSGEGYGILRDYVGHGIGRRMHEGPTIFNYRVDDLGPAVRPGLCVAIEPMVVAGSEATLVEDDDWTVSTVDGSDGCHWEHSVAVHADGIWVLTAPDGGAAGLARFGITPAPIA, from the coding sequence GTGGGACTTCGCCGCTCGCTCTACAAGACCCCCGCCCAGTTGCGGTCGATGGTCGAGCCCGGTCTCATCACGGCTGCGGCGCTCGACGCGGTGCGTGCGATCGTCGCCCCCGGCGTGACGACCGCCGAACTCGACGCGGCGGCGGACGAGGTCGTGCGTGCACGCGGCGCGGAGTCGAATTTCCAGCTGGTCCGCGGTTACCGCCACACGACGTGCGTATCGGTCAACGAGCAGGTGGTGCACGGCATCCCGGGCGGGCGCGTTCTCGAGCCCGGCGACATCGTGTCCATCGATGCCGGCGCCCAGTACAAAGGCTGGAACGGCGACTCGGCGATCACGATCGTCGTGCCCGATCCCTCACGTCCGGAGCTCGTCGCCGCACGTGAGCGGTTGTCGCAGGTGACCGAGACGTCGCTGTGGGCCGGTATCGCGGCGCTCGCGTCGGCCGCACGGGTGGGCGAGGTCGGCGATGCGGTGCAGACGTCGATCGAGTCGTCCGGAGAGGGCTACGGCATCCTGCGGGACTACGTCGGTCACGGCATCGGCCGCCGCATGCACGAGGGTCCGACCATCTTCAACTACCGCGTGGACGATCTCGGCCCGGCAGTTCGCCCGGGACTTTGCGTGGCAATCGAACCGATGGTCGTCGCGGGGTCCGAGGCGACGCTCGTCGAGGACGACGACTGGACGGTGTCGACGGTCGACGGCTCGGACGGATGCCATTGGGAGCACAGCGTCGCCGTGCACGCCGACGGCATCTGGGTGCTGACCGCGCCGGACGGCGGAGCTGCCGGGCTCGCGCGCTTCGGCATCACTCCCGCCCCCATCGCCTGA
- a CDS encoding thioredoxin domain-containing protein: MAGAATNKTNWFAIWTSVAVVAVVAILVVVVMLMNNKATDPGLAPNSSGINQETGAIVFGDGPDTVSTWVDFMCPYCNQFEQTEGETITQLVEDGSITLELHPVAILDRLSQGTEFSSRAASAMYAVAEADPANAYAFLVAMYDNQPAEQSTGLTDEQIVQIAKDAGVNVTADLESAILDHKFLDFAKSQTLPDGATGTPTLAVNDTLVPVTFDPQADIVDRLTQ; the protein is encoded by the coding sequence ATGGCAGGCGCTGCAACGAACAAGACGAACTGGTTCGCGATCTGGACGAGTGTCGCTGTGGTGGCCGTCGTCGCGATCCTCGTCGTCGTGGTGATGCTGATGAACAACAAGGCGACCGATCCTGGCCTTGCCCCCAACTCCAGCGGTATCAACCAGGAGACGGGTGCCATCGTCTTCGGCGACGGCCCCGACACGGTGTCGACGTGGGTCGACTTCATGTGCCCCTACTGCAACCAGTTCGAGCAGACCGAGGGCGAGACGATCACGCAACTCGTCGAAGACGGCAGCATCACCCTCGAACTGCACCCCGTCGCGATCCTCGACCGCCTGTCGCAGGGCACCGAGTTCTCCAGCCGCGCAGCCTCCGCCATGTACGCCGTCGCCGAGGCCGATCCGGCCAACGCGTACGCGTTCCTCGTGGCCATGTACGACAACCAGCCGGCCGAGCAGTCGACAGGGCTCACCGACGAGCAGATCGTCCAGATCGCGAAGGATGCCGGTGTCAATGTCACCGCCGACCTCGAGTCCGCGATCCTCGATCACAAGTTCCTCGACTTCGCCAAGAGCCAGACCCTTCCCGACGGAGCGACGGGAACCCCGACGCTCGCCGTCAACGACACTCTGGTGCCCGTGACGTTCGACCCGCAGGCCGACATCGTCGACCGACTGACGCAATAG